The nucleotide sequence CAGAATATAGAGCTGGAGAGGATATCTACCTGGGGATAGATGCAGCGGCTTCAGCATTTTATAATCCGGACGAAAAACTCTACATCTTCAAAGCTGAAGGTAGAAGATTTACCAGCTCACAGTTAATTCACTATTATGAAGACCTTCTGGATAAATACCCGATCATCTCCATCGAAGACGGTTTAGCAGAGGATGACTGGGAAGGGTGGGTCAAGTTGACCGAGAAATTGGGGAATAGAATACAGATCGTGGGGGATGACATCTTCGTCACCAACCCGAAAAGGCTAAGAGTAGGGATTGAGAGAAAAGCAGCTAATGCTATACTGATCAAGTTAAACCAGATAGGGACCCTGACCGAGACTTTAGACACCATCGAGATGGCGAAAAAAGCCGGCTTTAACACCGTTATCTCTCACCGCTCAGGCGAGACTGAGGATACCACCATAGCAGATGTGGCGGTTGCTGTCTCCTCGGGCCAGATAAAGACCGGCTCAGCCTCGAGAACAGACCGGATCTGCAAATATAATCAGCTTCTGAGAATCGAAGAAAGATTAGGCAAGAAAGCAGCTTATGCAGGGAGGAATGTGTTTTATGGCTTGGGTAAAGGGAGGTCAGCATGTTAGACAATAGAAAGAAAAAAAATCTCAGGGTGGATGATTTCTTTACCCGGATCAAAAAACAGTCTTTGCCCCGCAAGAAAATATTAAGGCGGGTTTTGTTTCTCCTGCTCTTTTGCTTCATTTTCTATCTCTATTTTGCCGGGGATTATGGTTTTTTCCGCCTGCTTTCGCTAAAAGCACAAAGAGAGAATACAATCCTTGAGACTAAAAGGCTGCAGGCTCTGAATATGGATCTGCAAATAGAGAAAGAAAAACTCAGAGATGACCTCTCCTACATCGAGAAGGTTGCCCGGGAAAGATACGGCATGGCCAAAAAGGATGAGGTGATCTATAAATTCGTCCAGCCCCAGGACACTTCTTCCACCCCTCTTTCAAAAAAATAGATGAGCTTGGTCAAAACCGAAGGGATCGTCCTGAAGAGCTTCAAGTATGGGGACTCCTCGCTCATCTTTTCCCTCTACACCAGAGATTTCGGGAAGGTAAAGGTCTTAGCCAAAGGGATAAAAAGGGCAAAAAGCAGGACTGCTCCACCTGGAACGTTTTCGCTGGTCGAGGTAGTTTTTTATAAAAGGGAGAGAAGCGAACTCCATCTTCTTTCCTCTGCTGAGACCCTGAAAAGTTTTTCGGGATTAAGCAAAAGCTTGAACCGTTTTTCCTGGGCAGCGGCTGTGTCTGAGCTTCTGGACCAGTTGATAAAAGGCGAGGAGTCAAACCCGAGGATTTTCAATTTGAGCCTGAAGACACTCTCAAGGATGGAATTAACTGATG is from Candidatus Zixiibacteriota bacterium and encodes:
- the eno gene encoding phosphopyruvate hydratase, which translates into the protein KACAFSKKIPLYEYIGGKKAKLLPVPQMNILNGGQHADNNLDIQEFMILPAGGHSFKESLRMGVEVFHHLQKVLKEKKLNTGVGDEGGFAPSLNSNEEGFQVILEAISRAEYRAGEDIYLGIDAAASAFYNPDEKLYIFKAEGRRFTSSQLIHYYEDLLDKYPIISIEDGLAEDDWEGWVKLTEKLGNRIQIVGDDIFVTNPKRLRVGIERKAANAILIKLNQIGTLTETLDTIEMAKKAGFNTVISHRSGETEDTTIADVAVAVSSGQIKTGSASRTDRICKYNQLLRIEERLGKKAAYAGRNVFYGLGKGRSAC
- a CDS encoding septum formation initiator family protein, which produces MLDNRKKKNLRVDDFFTRIKKQSLPRKKILRRVLFLLLFCFIFYLYFAGDYGFFRLLSLKAQRENTILETKRLQALNMDLQIEKEKLRDDLSYIEKVARERYGMAKKDEVIYKFVQPQDTSSTPLSKK
- the recO gene encoding DNA repair protein RecO gives rise to the protein MSLVKTEGIVLKSFKYGDSSLIFSLYTRDFGKVKVLAKGIKRAKSRTAPPGTFSLVEVVFYKRERSELHLLSSAETLKSFSGLSKSLNRFSWAAAVSELLDQLIKGEESNPRIFNLSLKTLSRMELTDESNLEKLFWSFALKLSTHLGYKPKLDACVNCGKEIKEEEVFFSPERGGVICKKCAKEDEYFLKLNRKSYLIARKLLSLDINKADKFPVDKENLEEIAELVKSFISYHTGAKELKTLEFLRKISG